In Deltaproteobacteria bacterium, one genomic interval encodes:
- the tsaA gene encoding tRNA (N6-threonylcarbamoyladenosine(37)-N6)-methyltransferase TrmO, producing MALAGKKAAGDSRQDFALTPIGVIRSPFKGTKEAPQQGRGRGEVGEIEVFAEFEEGLRDIEGCTHLILIFWMDRARRDLLLARPPHEGKVHGVFATRSPH from the coding sequence GTGGCATTAGCGGGCAAAAAAGCGGCAGGGGACTCCCGCCAGGATTTTGCCCTCACCCCTATCGGGGTCATTCGCTCCCCCTTTAAAGGTACTAAGGAGGCACCCCAGCAGGGGAGAGGGCGAGGCGAGGTAGGTGAAATAGAGGTTTTTGCGGAGTTCGAGGAGGGCTTGAGGGATATCGAGGGATGCACCCACCTTATCCTCATCTTCTGGATGGACAGGGCGAGAAGGGATCTTTTGCTTGCCAGACCGCCCCACGAGGGAAAGGTCCATGGGGTCTTTGCCACCCGCTCACCCCACC